In Ruminiclostridium josui JCM 17888, the genomic window ATAAAAAGATGGTTCAGTAATGCCATCTTTTTATTGTATGTTTGTTTTAGTAGATTTTCTTAAGTTACTGAAAGGAATGTGATTAGATATGGCACTTAATATAGTACTGGTGGAGCCCGAAATTCCGCAGAATACAGGGAATATAGTGAGAACCTGTGCGGCAACGGGGACTGTGCTGCATCTTGTGGGGCCTCTTGGCTTTTCAATAGAAGATAAATATCTTAAAAGAGCTGGACTAGACTACTGGGACGAGGCAGATGTAAGGTATTACAACAGCCTTGATGAATTTTTGAAAAAGTTTCCAGGAAAAACTTTCTATTATTCAACTACTAAAGCAGTAAACAATTATTGTGATGTACAGTTTGAAGATGACTGCTTTATTTTATTCGGAAAAGAAACAGCAGGTCTTCCAGAGGAATTGCTAAAGGATAATAAGGAATATTGCATTAGAATACCTATGAAAAATGGCATTAGGTCCCTTAATCTTTCAAATTCCGTAGCAATTGTTTTATACGAGGCTCTTAGACAGCAGAATTTCAAAGAAATGAAACTTGAGGGACATATGGTAAAATACCAGTGGTAAAAAATATAATGGTGTTAAAATATAAAATATGGGTATATTAAAAAAGTATAATAAAAAAGTGCAATCTGGGAGAGGGTTAAAATGGTTAATAGAACCAGACTTGTTGATGAATTTTTAGAACTGGTAAAAATAGATAGCTTATCAGGAAAAGAAAGACAAATGTGTGATCTACTGAAGCGAAAGCTTGAAAATATGGGGTATATGCCTATAGAGGATAACGCAGGAGAGAAAATCGGAGGAAACAGCGGAAATATAATATGCACAGTTAAAGGAACCAAGAATGTTCCTGCTATTTTACTTGCAGCACATATGGACACTGTGGTTCCTGGTGTTGGGAAAAAAGCTATTGTGGACGGTGATATAATAAAAACTGATGGAACGACAATTCTTGGAGGAGATGACGCTTCCGGGATAGCAATTATACTGGAAACAATTAGGATTCTCAAAGAGGAAAACATTCCTCACGGTGATATACAGGTAGTATTCACAGTAGCTGAAGAAATCGGATTACTTGGGGCAAAAAACTTAGATTATAGCAAGATTCACGCAAAATACGGATTTATTCTTGACAGTGACGGAAGAATAGGCTGTGCCGCAGTAAAAGCTCCTTCACATAACAAAATAAATGTGGTGATTAAAGGTAAAGCTGCTCATGCCGGTATGGAGCCTGAAAACGGGATAAGTGCATTTGCAATTATGACTTATGCTATGGCAAACATGAAGCTTGGAAGAATCGATGAGGAAACAACGGCAAACATTGGTATAATTCACGGAGGAACGGCTACAAACATTGTATGTGATAGAGTTGAAATTGAAGGTGAAGCCAGAAGCAGACAACAGGATAAGCTTGAAAAGCAAACTGCCCATATGAGAGACTGTTTTATAGAAGCAGCAGAAAAATTCGGCGGGCAGGTTGAATTCAACTATGAATTGGAATATCCGGCTTTCGATAT contains:
- the trmL gene encoding tRNA (uridine(34)/cytosine(34)/5-carboxymethylaminomethyluridine(34)-2'-O)-methyltransferase TrmL, translated to MALNIVLVEPEIPQNTGNIVRTCAATGTVLHLVGPLGFSIEDKYLKRAGLDYWDEADVRYYNSLDEFLKKFPGKTFYYSTTKAVNNYCDVQFEDDCFILFGKETAGLPEELLKDNKEYCIRIPMKNGIRSLNLSNSVAIVLYEALRQQNFKEMKLEGHMVKYQW
- a CDS encoding M20/M25/M40 family metallo-hydrolase — its product is MVNRTRLVDEFLELVKIDSLSGKERQMCDLLKRKLENMGYMPIEDNAGEKIGGNSGNIICTVKGTKNVPAILLAAHMDTVVPGVGKKAIVDGDIIKTDGTTILGGDDASGIAIILETIRILKEENIPHGDIQVVFTVAEEIGLLGAKNLDYSKIHAKYGFILDSDGRIGCAAVKAPSHNKINVVIKGKAAHAGMEPENGISAFAIMTYAMANMKLGRIDEETTANIGIIHGGTATNIVCDRVEIEGEARSRQQDKLEKQTAHMRDCFIEAAEKFGGQVEFNYELEYPAFDIPTDSRIVSIMKSAAADCGIEFEAVVTGGGSDTNIINSKGIEAVDLSVGMTKVHSVEEQISIKDMVDAVTYLTAIIQNVK